Sequence from the Undibacterium piscinae genome:
GGTGATGCTCGATGTCGATGCGGTCGGTTTTGACCTGATGGACAGAAAACTACTGGAAGCCATCCTATTTAAATTCGGCGGTGGCCCGGTAGGCTTGGATAACGTTGCCGCCGCCATAGGCGAAGAGCGCGACACCATAGAGGATGTGCTGGAACCGTATCTGATACAGCAAGGCTATCTGCAGCGCACACCACGCGGCCGGATTGCCACGCCTAGCGCCTATGCCCATTTTGGCCTGACCGCACCAAGGATAGGACCGAATGGCGAATCATGGAACGTGCCGGATGCCTAGCGCATCAATCGCTGAATATACTCCATCCCAGTATATTTTTAAGTCGCTTGATGACTTTGCGCAACACGCCCTTTTTATAAGCATTCCAGGGGAGTATATTCCCCGACTTCGTCAGAAAGCCTGAACATGCAAATCTGGGTCGATGCCGATGCCTGCCCGAATGTCATCAAGCAAATTCTTTTCCAGGCGGCCGAACGGCTGCAAATCACCACCACGCTAGTCGCCAATCAACTGCTGACGACACCGCCCTCACGCGTCATCAAGGCGCTGCAAGTGCCAGCAGGCTTTGACGTTGCCGACAATGAGATCGTCAGATTAATGGTGGCGGGCGATCTGGTGATTACCGCCGATATTCCACTGGCATCCGATGTGCTTGGCAAAGGCGGCTATGCGCTTAACCCTCGCGGCTCTTTTTATACTCATGAGAATATCCGCGAGCATCTGAGCATGCGCCAGTTCATGGAAGAATTACGCAGTGGCGGCATCGATACCGGCGGACCGGCCGCATTCTCTCACGCAGACCGGCAGGCATTTGCCAATCAACTAGACCGCTTCCTGGCGAAACAAGGCCGCAAATAAGCCACGTAAAGAGTTGGTATTCACGCTCAGGTTTAAACAAAGCAATTCAC
This genomic interval carries:
- a CDS encoding YaiI/YqxD family protein; amino-acid sequence: MQIWVDADACPNVIKQILFQAAERLQITTTLVANQLLTTPPSRVIKALQVPAGFDVADNEIVRLMVAGDLVITADIPLASDVLGKGGYALNPRGSFYTHENIREHLSMRQFMEELRSGGIDTGGPAAFSHADRQAFANQLDRFLAKQGRK